A segment of the Commensalibacter oyaizuii genome:
AATTATTCCCTTAATTCCTAATCCGCAAATATAACCGTTTTACTGCCATTCAAAATCACACGATTTTCAATATGATAGCGAACGGCTTTTGCTAATACACGACGTTCAATATCACGCCCTTTGCGTACTAGATCCTCGGGCACATCACGATGACTAACGCGTTCAACATCTTGTTCGATAATTGGACCTTCATCCAAATCCTCTGTTACATAATGTGCTGTTGCACCGATCAATTTAACCCCACGCGCAAAAGCTTGATGATAGGCTTTTGCCCCTTTAAAACCAGGCAAAAATGAGTGATGGATGTTAATACACTGACCTGGTAACTTTTTCACCATATCTGATGATAAAATCTGCATATATCGTGCCAGAACAACCAACTCTGTCCGAGTTTCTTTGATAATATCCCATAATTGTTGTTCTTGCTCTTTTTTAGTATCCTTAGAAATCGGCAAATAATGAAAAGGAATATCCTTCATTTCAATATGCGCATATTCTTCTTTGGGATAATTCGCCACAATCGCCACAGGCTCAATCGGCAATTCACCAATACGCCAACGATACAATAAATCCACCAAACAATGATCCATCTTGGAAACCATTAGCATCACACGTTTGCGTTTTAATCGATTATGCAAAGACCATGTCATATTAAATTGACTTGCCAGCGCCTCTAAACGAGTGTGCAACCAGTCATAGACTGTACTTTGATCTTGCAACGCAAAAACAACCCGCATAAAAAAACGCCCCGAAGGATCATCATGTTGTTGAGATTCTAAAATATTTGCCTGTGCCTCAAATAATCCTGTTGAAATTGCTGCCACTATTCCTGGTTGATCAGGGCAAGAAAGCGTTAAAACATATTCAATAATATTATCAGTTGTTGTCATTAATTTATAACTTGCTGTTTCTAATTTTTATTAATCGGCGGATTATACACAATATTTTTATATTTTGCAGGAAAATTATTTTATTAAAATAATGTTATAATTGCCTATGTAAATAATATTGGAAAATGAAATGCAACTTTATGAATTATTAAATGAATTGTTGTCTCTAATAACAATATATCTTGATTATCCTCAAAACGAAAATTCTAAAGAGATTTACAATAAAATAATCTTTGAGCACAATAATCAAACAAAAAGAATTTTTTATACTGTAAATGATAAGCAAAAATTTGATTTATATATAAATGATACTCTTAAAATGCTTAATGAAAAAGCTAAGCTCTCAAATGAAACCATTACTGATTATACTATCAAGAGATTAATTGTTTCTAAAATGAAAGAATATAATTATACACTCGATAATATCAACATATTTATTCAAGAACTCCGCTCATTAGAAAGAGAAGTAACACAAGTCATTACCAATATTGTCGGCATTGATTTAGAAAAAAATCAAAAACCCATTCAAATGGGTTGCTTTGAAGTAGGTTATTTTTGCGATATCAATGATAAAACTAAGCAGGTTGGAAGTTGGTTTAATTTTTTAAAAAAAAGAGGAAATCCTTTATATTTTAAAGCTAACATTTATCATTTAGACCTTGATGATAAACACTATAACAAAAAGATCTCTTTATATACTCTGGATTTTATTCGACTTCTCTTATTTATATCTGGCAATTCTAATTCCAATCATAAAATTAAAACAGGAAGCGAATTTTACGATGAGTTGGGTAACTTACTTATAACTGATTTCTATCATTATTTATATTTAGATGAAGACTGGCAGCTCGTTGGAGGTTCCGGGGGGCAAAAATCAACCGTAAAACTATCTATCAATGAACTAGTCTCTCTTGATATTTATGAACACTTTCAAAATTTGTGGAATTTCTATCAAAAAATTCAAAACAACCCAAAATCCAAAGAAATATCAGATATTCATAAACGTATTCTAAGTGCCAGCCTTGCTGTTGGTGAATCTATACGTAGTGAAGAAGAAAAAAACTCTTTAATTTATACTTGCATAGCTCTTGAATCTTTATTTTCTTTTAATGAAGAGCAATTATTTCAAAGAAGCATCGGCGATAAAATTGCAGATTGTTTAGCTTTTATTGTTGGTACAAATAAAGAAGGAAGAAAAGGAATTATAAAACATACTAAGGAAATATATAAAGCTCGATGTGCGTTAGTTCATGGTAGTCAATCCTCCAAAACTGTTGATCTATATTGGATAAATGACCTTATACGAACAGCAATTGGGGAGTTTTTGAGAAATAAAAAATATAAAGATCTTAAAACAATTAACCAACTATATGATATGGTCAAAGATGCTCGACTTTCATATTAAAAAACTATCAATTCTTGATTAAAAGCACCTAAACAATTAAGTGCTTTTAATCTAAAATTACTTTACTTCATTGCCACCGTAAATGCTGGCATTTTTTCGTTGTTACGAGCATTTTCCAAAAATACCCTAGCAGTTTTTAATGCTTCTGCAATCGTGACATCCATATCTAAATAACGATATGTTCCTAAACGACCAACAAACGTCACATTATTTTCTTGTTCAGCTAAGTCTACATATTGTTCCAATTGTGTCATCTCGCCAACTAAGCGAATTGGATAATATGGTAAGTCTTTTTCAGTGCATAAACGACTAAATTCTTTATACATCACAGAACCCTCATGACTTTCCCAAGGGGCAAAATATTTATGCTCTGTAATACGCGTATAAGGCACCGACTCTTCACCATAATTCATCACAGCTGTACCTTGATAATCCCCTTGATATGTGAATTTTTCAAAATCTAACGTACGATAAGCCAAGCGTCCGTGTTGGTAATCAAAATACGCATCTAGTGGACCACTATAAAAAATATGACGATATTTTCCATGATCAGCTTTATTAAATTTTGTATTCAAAGATACTGTAATATTTTTATGATCCATAATACTATCAACAATCACAGTATAACCGTCTTTTGGCATTCCTTGAAATTTATGGCTGAAATAATTATCATCATAGTTAAAACGAACAGGCAAGCGTTTTAAAATAGAAGCTGGTAATTCAGAAGGATGCAATCCCCACTGTTTTAAGGTATAACCCTTAAAGAATGCTTCATAAAGCTCTTTACCCACGAATTTAAGTGCTTGTTCTTCAAAAGATTGAGGTTCAGCAATCGAGCTATCTCCTTTTGTCTTAATGAATTCTTTTGCTTCATCAGGGGAAAAAGTTTTATGAAAAAACTGATTAATTGTATGCAAATTAATCGGCAAAGAAAATACTTGTCCATTAACCGTTGTTTTTACACGATTAACATAAGGCATCATTGTTGTATATTGATTAACAAAGTTCCATACTTCTTCGTTATCTGTATGAAAAATATGAGGGCCATAAGTATGAACCATCACCCCTGTTTCTGTATCTCGCTCTGAGTAACAATTTCCTGCCGTATGAGAACGTTCATCAATAATGTGAACATCAAAATCGTTTTCAGCCAACAAACGCCCAATAACAGCACCAGAAAATCCAGCACCTACGATTAGTATCTTATTTTCTTTCATTTTCTTCTTCATACTTCATTACAAAAACTAACTTTAAATTGCTTATAGGCTAATATATTCACTCAAAGATATACAAATATTTATATTAAACATACTTTGTGTGATATTACGTTATAATACTTATAATGCTGATCCTGTGCACAATATAGATAGTATAATTAGTTACATTTCGCAGTCAGCTTAATCTGTTTTACAAAACGATTATAAATATTATACTGCTTTCTTTTTGTAATTTTAAATCAAAATATCCTTATATTTACTATAATTTTATCACTTTGCTTCTTCGACTAACAAGGTTTAAACAAATGATGAAAAAAATAACGCCCCCAACTGCACCACAACATCCCATAGCAATTAACCAATGCGGATATCAGCGCACAGACTCTTATGCCTGGCTAAAAGACGAACATTGGCAAGATGTGTTACATAATCCTAAGGTGCTTAAAAAAGAAATCGAAGCTTACTTAATTGAAGAAAATACATATACAAGCGAATATTTAAAAGAAACAGAATCTCTTCAAAAAAAATTATATTCCGAGATGAAGCAAAGAATTGTTTCCAAAGATACCAGTCCTAAGCTGGAAGACGGGGCGTGGATCTATTTTTCTCGTTTTGAAGAAAACAACGAATATAAGACCTATTACCGTAAATCTTCTGATTCTCTTCAAGAAGAGCTTTTACTCGATCCCAATCTTAATGCAAAGCAATTTAGTTACTACAAGGTTGGTTATATCGAGCACAGCCCCAATCATCAATTTCTAGCATATGCCGAAGATATCCAAGGGTCAGAAATATGGAATGTTCAGATTAAAAACCTGCAAACCAATCAATATCTTTCCCACACAATCGAACAATGTACAGGGGATTTTACTTTTTCAGGATGTAACCAATTCGTATTTTGGATCTATCGGGATGATCACGGTCGCCCAACCAAAATATTTAGACGCGATCTTGCATCAGGTAACGATACATTAATTTACACAGAAAAAGATCCTGGCTTTTTCCTGTCAATTCAGCGCAGTTTATCAAATCAGTGGATTTTTATATCAGCAAAAGATCATGATACAAGTGAGGTTTGGCTAATCCCTGCACATCAAGCAACGCATTCGCCAATTTGTGTAATGCCCAGACAACAAGGAATTCAATACGAATTAAACGACTGGCATGGTCAGTTTATCATCAAAACCAATATTGATCAGGCCGATAATTTTAAATTAATGCGCATGCCTATCCCTTCGGTCACCCAATTGGACACATTCCATCTTAATAGCACTCATTGGCAAACGTGGGTTGATCATGATCCAGAATGCTATTTGATGGATATGATCGCCTATCAAGATTATTTTGTTAGACTAGAACGTTATCAAGTTAACACACGTATTGTTATAACAGATCAAAATAACTCTGAAACAACATTAACGGGCGATGAGGAAGCTTATACTTTATCTCTTGATCCAATTTTAAATCATCAAACCCCTTGGTTAAGATACAGCTATCAATCCCCAACAACACCCCGGCAATGGTATCGATATCATATGGCAACGGGAGAAAAAGAAATTCTAAAAACCCAAGAAATTCCTTCAGGTCATTGCCCAGACGATTATAAAACAAAACGCTTATGGGCCAAGGCAACAGATGGTGAGCTGGTTCCTATTACCCTAACCTATCACAAAAATACCGCCTTGGATGGCTCTGCCTCTGTATTGTTATATGGATATGGATCTTATGGATATGCAATTGATCCTGTTTTTTCCATTACTGCACTCAATTATTTAAATAATGGCTGGATTTATGCCGTTGCGCATATTCGCGGCGGATCTGAGAAAGGATGGGATTGGTTTTTACAGGGCAGAAAATTTCTTAAAATAAATAGTTTCACAGATTTTATCAGTTGTGCAGAACACCTTATTCAACAAAATTATACCAAAGCTGGACAAATTGTTGCTGATGGGCGGTCTGCTGGGGGAATGCTAATGGGATATATTGCCAACGAACGTCCGGATTTATTCGCAGGTATTATTGCTGTTGTACCATTTGTCGATGTATTAAATACAATGTCTGATGTATCGTTACCTTTGACCCCCCCCGAATGGCCAGAATGGGGAAATCCGATCACAGACAAAAAAGCATATGAGTACATTGCTAGCTATTCACCTTACGATAATATTAAAAAACAACCTTATCCTGCAATTTTAGCCATTGGTGGATTAACCGATCCACGCGTGACCTATTGGGAACCCGCCAAGTGGATCGCAAAACTGCGCCAATATAATACATCTAACAATCCTTTATTGCTAAAAATTAATATGGATACAGGTCATGGCGGGGCATCCGGACGCTATGATTCTTTGAAAGAAGCCGCATTTATTCAGGCTTTTGCCCTTTCGATCGTAAAATCGAATTAAAAATACTTTTTTTAAAATGCAATTATTATAAAGGTATATTATGCCCTTAAATAAAAAAAATTCAGACATTAATATAACCCGACAATTAAGCATTGCGGAACAGATTCATAATCAGACAATCGCACAAACGTGCCTGACAATTCTTTTAATTTTGCTTGGTCTATATACAATCAAGTCCTTTATCTCTTCTTTAATTTGGGGCAGTATTTTCGCCATTGCTTGTTGGCCTATATACGTCAAAACGCAAAATTATTGGCCATATAAGAGACCTGACTTTATATTACCTCTAATCTTTTCATGTTTTGTCACGCTTGTTTTCATGATTCCGCTCAGCATGATCATCGTTGAAGCAACCAAGGACATCCAAGCCGCTTTTACTTGGATTATGCATGTCAGTAAAGAAGGTGTACCCCCTCCACAATTTTTGCAAAACCTGCCTTTTGGCAAAAGCAATCTTATTAATTGGTGGAATAATAATTTAGCCGATCCTGCTGCAGCATCTGCATTATTATCCAATTTACATCTAAGCCATGGTGTATACGTTACCCAAAAAGTTGGATCTCAATTACTACATAGAGGAATATTATTCCTATTTTCTATGGTAACCCTGTTTTTCCTTTTTAAAGATGGAAAATCTGTTATCCAACAATGTTTAAGGGGTTCAAGACGCCTGTTTGGTAAACAAGGTGAAACCATAGCGCAGCAAATGATTTCATCAATCCATGGCACGGTTGCAGGGCTTGTTCTTGTTGGATTGGGACAAGGCGTTATTTTAGGTATCGCCTATTATGCGTTAGGTATCCCTCATTCTGCCCTATTTGGCATTATCACAGCTGTGGCAGCAATG
Coding sequences within it:
- the purU gene encoding formyltetrahydrofolate deformylase translates to MTTTDNIIEYVLTLSCPDQPGIVAAISTGLFEAQANILESQQHDDPSGRFFMRVVFALQDQSTVYDWLHTRLEALASQFNMTWSLHNRLKRKRVMLMVSKMDHCLVDLLYRWRIGELPIEPVAIVANYPKEEYAHIEMKDIPFHYLPISKDTKKEQEQQLWDIIKETRTELVVLARYMQILSSDMVKKLPGQCINIHHSFLPGFKGAKAYHQAFARGVKLIGATAHYVTEDLDEGPIIEQDVERVSHRDVPEDLVRKGRDIERRVLAKAVRYHIENRVILNGSKTVIFAD
- a CDS encoding HEPN domain-containing protein codes for the protein MQLYELLNELLSLITIYLDYPQNENSKEIYNKIIFEHNNQTKRIFYTVNDKQKFDLYINDTLKMLNEKAKLSNETITDYTIKRLIVSKMKEYNYTLDNINIFIQELRSLEREVTQVITNIVGIDLEKNQKPIQMGCFEVGYFCDINDKTKQVGSWFNFLKKRGNPLYFKANIYHLDLDDKHYNKKISLYTLDFIRLLLFISGNSNSNHKIKTGSEFYDELGNLLITDFYHYLYLDEDWQLVGGSGGQKSTVKLSINELVSLDIYEHFQNLWNFYQKIQNNPKSKEISDIHKRILSASLAVGESIRSEEEKNSLIYTCIALESLFSFNEEQLFQRSIGDKIADCLAFIVGTNKEGRKGIIKHTKEIYKARCALVHGSQSSKTVDLYWINDLIRTAIGEFLRNKKYKDLKTINQLYDMVKDARLSY
- the glf gene encoding UDP-galactopyranose mutase, translated to MKENKILIVGAGFSGAVIGRLLAENDFDVHIIDERSHTAGNCYSERDTETGVMVHTYGPHIFHTDNEEVWNFVNQYTTMMPYVNRVKTTVNGQVFSLPINLHTINQFFHKTFSPDEAKEFIKTKGDSSIAEPQSFEEQALKFVGKELYEAFFKGYTLKQWGLHPSELPASILKRLPVRFNYDDNYFSHKFQGMPKDGYTVIVDSIMDHKNITVSLNTKFNKADHGKYRHIFYSGPLDAYFDYQHGRLAYRTLDFEKFTYQGDYQGTAVMNYGEESVPYTRITEHKYFAPWESHEGSVMYKEFSRLCTEKDLPYYPIRLVGEMTQLEQYVDLAEQENNVTFVGRLGTYRYLDMDVTIAEALKTARVFLENARNNEKMPAFTVAMK
- a CDS encoding S9 family peptidase, encoding MMKKITPPTAPQHPIAINQCGYQRTDSYAWLKDEHWQDVLHNPKVLKKEIEAYLIEENTYTSEYLKETESLQKKLYSEMKQRIVSKDTSPKLEDGAWIYFSRFEENNEYKTYYRKSSDSLQEELLLDPNLNAKQFSYYKVGYIEHSPNHQFLAYAEDIQGSEIWNVQIKNLQTNQYLSHTIEQCTGDFTFSGCNQFVFWIYRDDHGRPTKIFRRDLASGNDTLIYTEKDPGFFLSIQRSLSNQWIFISAKDHDTSEVWLIPAHQATHSPICVMPRQQGIQYELNDWHGQFIIKTNIDQADNFKLMRMPIPSVTQLDTFHLNSTHWQTWVDHDPECYLMDMIAYQDYFVRLERYQVNTRIVITDQNNSETTLTGDEEAYTLSLDPILNHQTPWLRYSYQSPTTPRQWYRYHMATGEKEILKTQEIPSGHCPDDYKTKRLWAKATDGELVPITLTYHKNTALDGSASVLLYGYGSYGYAIDPVFSITALNYLNNGWIYAVAHIRGGSEKGWDWFLQGRKFLKINSFTDFISCAEHLIQQNYTKAGQIVADGRSAGGMLMGYIANERPDLFAGIIAVVPFVDVLNTMSDVSLPLTPPEWPEWGNPITDKKAYEYIASYSPYDNIKKQPYPAILAIGGLTDPRVTYWEPAKWIAKLRQYNTSNNPLLLKINMDTGHGGASGRYDSLKEAAFIQAFALSIVKSN
- a CDS encoding AI-2E family transporter; the protein is MPLNKKNSDINITRQLSIAEQIHNQTIAQTCLTILLILLGLYTIKSFISSLIWGSIFAIACWPIYVKTQNYWPYKRPDFILPLIFSCFVTLVFMIPLSMIIVEATKDIQAAFTWIMHVSKEGVPPPQFLQNLPFGKSNLINWWNNNLADPAAASALLSNLHLSHGVYVTQKVGSQLLHRGILFLFSMVTLFFLFKDGKSVIQQCLRGSRRLFGKQGETIAQQMISSIHGTVAGLVLVGLGQGVILGIAYYALGIPHSALFGIITAVAAMIPFCPLIAIAIVAITALVKVSSIVAITVLIVGSVVVFIADHFIRPALIGGSTKLPFIWVLIGILGGLETWGMIGLFVGPAIMAALIMLWQNWTSEKKRL